One Gammaproteobacteria bacterium genomic window carries:
- a CDS encoding MFS transporter gives MALLTRKVKGWALYYWGNHAFTTAVVTVFFPIFFKDYWNHGVDPSLSTFRLGLANSLSSLIVAFSAPILGAIADKGGHKKRFLLASAVIGAVLVFLLHFVGLGQWQLAMAFYMAANVCYWWGNVFGDSMLVSVAEPGKFDMTSAVGYFAGYLGGGLFLVVGVAMSLKPALFGLPDAAAAVKLILMLVSVWWLLFALPMWFWVPEPAAAASGEPFMLSVRRGFAQLGETFRHVRSYKPVFMFLVAYWVYIDGVNTIIQMAVDYGKAIGFSTADLILAVLLVQFVGVPAAMLFGRIGERIGPKRGIFIGLAVYVFVSVFAAFMHTAWQFYLLAAMVGLVQGGVQLLSRSYYARLVPPERAGEFFGFYNMLGEFAAIIGPVLIGVVSVATHNPRVSILSVILLFAVGAALLTLVKPASGKAGVAA, from the coding sequence ATGGCACTACTGACCCGCAAGGTGAAAGGCTGGGCGCTCTACTACTGGGGCAACCACGCCTTCACCACCGCAGTCGTCACGGTGTTCTTCCCGATCTTCTTCAAGGACTACTGGAACCACGGCGTCGATCCCAGCCTCAGCACCTTCCGCCTGGGCCTCGCGAACTCCCTCTCCAGCCTGATCGTGGCGTTCTCGGCGCCCATTCTCGGGGCCATCGCCGACAAGGGCGGCCACAAGAAGCGCTTCCTGCTGGCCTCCGCGGTCATCGGCGCCGTGCTGGTGTTCCTGCTGCACTTCGTAGGACTCGGCCAGTGGCAGCTCGCCATGGCCTTCTACATGGCGGCGAACGTCTGCTACTGGTGGGGCAACGTGTTCGGCGATTCCATGCTGGTGAGCGTGGCGGAGCCCGGCAAGTTCGACATGACCTCCGCGGTGGGCTACTTCGCCGGCTACCTGGGCGGCGGCCTGTTCCTCGTGGTGGGCGTGGCCATGAGCCTCAAGCCCGCGCTGTTCGGCCTGCCGGACGCGGCCGCGGCGGTGAAGCTCATCCTCATGCTGGTCTCGGTGTGGTGGCTGCTGTTCGCGCTGCCCATGTGGTTCTGGGTGCCGGAACCGGCCGCGGCCGCCTCGGGCGAGCCCTTCATGCTCTCGGTGCGCCGCGGCTTCGCGCAGCTGGGCGAGACCTTCCGCCATGTGCGCAGCTACAAGCCGGTGTTCATGTTCCTCGTGGCCTACTGGGTCTACATCGACGGGGTCAACACCATCATCCAGATGGCGGTGGACTACGGCAAAGCCATCGGCTTCAGCACCGCCGACCTCATCCTGGCGGTGCTGCTGGTGCAGTTCGTGGGTGTGCCGGCGGCGATGCTGTTCGGCCGTATCGGCGAGCGCATCGGCCCCAAGCGCGGCATCTTCATCGGCCTCGCGGTCTACGTGTTCGTCTCGGTGTTCGCCGCCTTCATGCACACCGCCTGGCAGTTCTACCTGCTGGCGGCCATGGTGGGGCTGGTGCAGGGCGGGGTGCAGCTCCTCAGCCGCTCTTACTACGCGCGGCTGGTGCCGCCGGAGCGGGCCGGGGAGTTCTTCGGCTTCTACAACATGCTGGGCGAGTTCGCCGCCATCATCGGGCCGGTGCTGATCGGCGTGGTGAGCGTCGCCACCCACAACCCGCGGGTCTCCATCCTGTCGGTGATCCTGCTGTTCGCCGTGGGCGCCGCGCTGCTGACCCTGGTGAAGCCTGCTAGCGGGAAGGCCGGCGTGGCGGCTTGA